The Mesomycoplasma ovipneumoniae genome window below encodes:
- a CDS encoding GIY-YIG nuclease family protein has translation MENFDQLIKSTNLPKKTGVYRFYDENYSLLYVGKAKNLHSRVNQYAKGSINSYKTFLLIQKIRKIEYDIVANEKEALVLEKEYISKYQPIYNIKLKDDSGYPYIKLELVKKLNISLVYKVPRTKNDSNVFYYGPFPSKKYAFALKKFLESETLYEKGEKSSNQNTEFFRQKFLFCKNLLQKRNEIALLEEKLEAAKQNHHYELAKEYFAAINGLKNARSQEQNIDLNNAENLDFLCFSSPESSILVVSFAFYRNGIFLSNKHFHLEIVLNTYETLVNFLNSYYKNNISPDKLIVDFSFDKYFDFFDSKIKLKIAKSKQYKQILDNLKENHFDFIASQVQNQNKVQNFEILELIKQNLKIKSANKIMAIDNSFLTFVQNAEKTPQKTEKLFPTTGIIFYIDGTYEPSYSRFFNFSGSKKGDTNYMRQGFEKYFKIKNSLKPDLILVDGASNQVNVIASVLENIKIQAPIFGLVKNKKHKTSHIIDQKGNVVKLDKKVFNFFQNLQEKVDMFVKSKMKKNKLKSLFYE, from the coding sequence ATGGAAAATTTTGACCAACTAATTAAGAGTACAAATCTGCCTAAAAAAACAGGTGTTTATCGTTTTTATGATGAAAATTATTCACTTTTATATGTTGGAAAGGCAAAAAATTTGCACTCAAGAGTCAATCAATATGCAAAAGGGTCAATAAATTCTTATAAAACTTTTTTGTTAATACAAAAAATTAGGAAAATTGAATATGATATTGTTGCTAACGAAAAAGAAGCGCTAGTCCTTGAAAAAGAATATATTAGCAAATATCAGCCAATTTATAATATCAAACTAAAAGATGACTCTGGATATCCTTATATAAAATTAGAATTAGTTAAAAAATTAAATATTTCCCTTGTTTACAAGGTTCCTAGAACAAAAAATGATTCAAATGTTTTTTATTATGGGCCTTTTCCAAGTAAAAAATACGCCTTTGCCCTAAAAAAATTTCTTGAAAGCGAAACCTTATATGAAAAAGGTGAAAAATCGTCTAATCAAAATACAGAATTTTTTCGACAAAAGTTCCTTTTTTGCAAAAATTTGCTGCAAAAAAGGAACGAAATTGCACTTCTTGAGGAAAAATTAGAAGCTGCTAAACAAAATCATCACTATGAACTGGCAAAAGAATATTTTGCTGCTATTAATGGACTTAAAAACGCAAGAAGTCAAGAACAAAATATCGACCTAAATAACGCAGAAAATCTGGATTTTCTTTGCTTTTCTAGTCCTGAATCTAGCATTTTGGTTGTCAGTTTTGCCTTTTACCGAAACGGTATTTTTTTATCGAACAAGCATTTTCATCTCGAAATTGTTCTAAATACTTATGAAACATTAGTTAATTTTTTAAATTCATACTATAAAAACAATATTTCTCCTGATAAATTAATAGTTGATTTTAGCTTTGATAAATATTTTGATTTTTTTGACAGCAAAATCAAACTAAAAATTGCAAAAAGTAAACAATATAAGCAAATTTTGGACAATTTAAAAGAAAATCACTTTGATTTTATCGCTAGTCAAGTTCAAAATCAAAATAAAGTCCAAAATTTTGAAATTTTGGAATTAATTAAGCAAAACCTCAAAATAAAAAGTGCCAACAAAATAATGGCAATAGACAATTCTTTTTTAACATTTGTCCAAAATGCTGAAAAAACCCCGCAAAAAACAGAAAAACTTTTCCCAACAACAGGAATTATTTTCTACATTGATGGAACATATGAGCCTAGTTATAGTCGTTTTTTTAATTTTTCTGGGTCTAAAAAGGGCGACACGAACTATATGAGACAAGGGTTTGAAAAGTATTTTAAAATTAAAAACTCCCTTAAACCCGATCTAATTTTGGTTGACGGTGCAAGCAATCAAGTGAACGTGATTGCAAGTGTTTTAGAAAACATTAAAATTCAAGCCCCTATTTTCGGGCTTGTTAAAAATAAAAAGCACAAAACTAGCCATATAATTGACCAAAAAGGGAATGTTGTGAAACTAGACAAAAAAGTATTTAATTTTTTTCAAAATTTACAAGAAAAAGTTGATATGTTTGTAAAATCAAAAATGAAAAAAAATAAACTAAAAAGTCTTTTTTATGAATAA
- a CDS encoding SGNH/GDSL hydrolase family protein, which translates to MKKALKILFQTSTPILLNVGIISGAVFFSAKQTNLGSNLLKKSETALLKELNYLALGDSLSSGFDWESNLDGRGKMTNGSISGISFPAFFANFAQSIQPNSVKSFKNLALNNSSILDWIYLLDPKNNIISDKNLSNLRAQTYNSSNFAETIRSVFENFTGDFSNLRQEIRNANLITISIGFKDFLNEFNSNFFDNILSSNTPRNLYDSITTNINYAFIKIKHNLKKLITLIKNINPETYINLIGYYDEHPKIDKFLNDLLKNYLSEFEPNLLSVSRLNDEIKEVSQQMGVNFINPFFEKSWDEKSGPFFDTDLDFRPQIKANKQIAQNLIISLALSPTDLNKSKKLNENNEILQTNFSANNLESQQIDFGSSNEILEKITVNGSLQNFISENSSFEEKSIKDLHTISFQQPESANYASALNQFVGFFGSEQSDFADLFKGLINTFGNKSEPNFEAFNNIVEVILKSEFFTNITQYAQEFIANSSIQNVETNESDDNSDQDSSELSESSESDKTKTSPDLISFLKEKALSQENILALLNEILSSEYVQTHSTKSVNLFYNLLFNQPAISKLLVSSISSQENIQQVIKEVFQFNSVQKFVTFIFTELIQNNQDYISAKSFGQILYLFLQNSNNYNKSVAFIKSFVIEALKRPNFLSTIFDALSNQFGFNIEKEDVNSLITLITSTSDIIVNTKTFNNLINLLSNEIIYGIKSGISNNPSDFSFFFNIISNLTNKVSDFIKDKDNIYNFFQDIISFSPSARQIDSVKSLLGKFLPFISKINLSFILDKNSENYQSLNLIFESFSDFLAQDNFKELNDLISTIMDDVFLVNNYKYQNSPDLYAIIFNLLSNNSQKLKPILYKFIDKNHNNTKVLNALKSVFAKILPHEVLEKFDQTNQPNYFKNLIDSIFAVISELTIEYNTKIELTKNNSFIEETDKKSENTLDFNHLLDKLKSKKAQI; encoded by the coding sequence ATGAAAAAAGCTTTAAAAATTCTCTTTCAAACATCCACGCCAATTCTCTTAAACGTTGGAATTATTTCAGGCGCAGTTTTTTTTAGTGCAAAACAAACTAATTTAGGATCGAATTTGTTAAAAAAATCGGAGACTGCGTTGTTAAAAGAATTAAACTATTTAGCTTTAGGTGATTCCCTTAGCTCAGGTTTTGATTGAGAAAGTAATCTTGACGGCCGTGGTAAAATGACTAACGGTTCTATTAGCGGGATCTCTTTTCCCGCTTTTTTTGCTAATTTTGCTCAAAGTATTCAACCCAATTCTGTAAAATCTTTTAAAAATTTAGCGCTAAATAATTCCTCAATTCTAGATTGAATATATCTTCTAGATCCAAAAAATAATATTATAAGTGATAAAAATCTTTCTAATTTAAGGGCTCAAACATACAATTCTTCAAATTTTGCCGAAACAATTCGTTCAGTATTTGAAAATTTTACCGGTGATTTTTCAAACTTAAGACAAGAAATTCGAAACGCTAATTTAATTACAATTTCAATTGGTTTTAAAGACTTTCTTAATGAATTTAATAGTAATTTTTTTGACAATATTCTTTCAAGCAATACACCCCGAAATTTATACGATTCAATAACAACAAATATTAATTATGCATTTATAAAAATTAAACATAACTTGAAAAAGTTAATAACTTTAATTAAAAATATTAATCCTGAAACTTACATAAATCTAATCGGATATTATGATGAGCATCCAAAAATTGATAAATTTTTAAACGATTTGCTTAAAAATTATTTGTCAGAATTTGAACCTAATTTACTTTCAGTAAGTCGTCTAAACGATGAAATAAAAGAAGTTTCACAACAAATGGGTGTTAATTTCATAAATCCATTTTTTGAAAAATCTTGAGATGAAAAATCAGGTCCATTTTTTGATACAGATTTAGATTTCAGACCTCAAATAAAAGCAAACAAACAAATAGCGCAAAATTTAATTATTTCATTAGCCTTATCCCCTACAGACCTTAATAAATCTAAAAAACTCAATGAAAATAATGAAATTTTACAAACTAATTTTTCCGCTAACAATTTAGAGTCTCAGCAAATAGATTTTGGTTCCAGCAATGAAATTTTAGAAAAAATCACTGTTAATGGTTCACTTCAAAACTTTATTAGTGAAAATTCTAGTTTTGAAGAAAAAAGCATTAAGGATCTACATACAATTTCATTTCAGCAACCAGAATCAGCAAATTATGCTAGCGCTTTGAATCAATTTGTCGGGTTTTTTGGTTCTGAACAGAGCGATTTTGCCGACTTATTTAAAGGCTTAATTAACACTTTTGGTAATAAATCTGAACCAAATTTTGAGGCATTTAATAACATTGTTGAAGTAATTTTAAAAAGTGAATTTTTCACAAATATAACACAATATGCTCAGGAATTTATTGCAAATTCTTCCATCCAAAATGTTGAAACAAATGAATCTGACGACAACTCAGACCAAGATAGTTCTGAGTTGTCTGAGTCATCTGAGTCGGATAAAACAAAAACATCCCCTGATTTAATAAGTTTTTTGAAGGAAAAAGCCCTTTCTCAGGAAAATATTCTTGCACTTTTAAACGAAATTTTGTCTAGCGAATATGTTCAGACCCACAGTACTAAATCAGTTAATTTATTTTATAATTTACTATTCAACCAACCAGCAATTTCTAAATTATTAGTTAGCTCAATTTCAAGTCAAGAAAATATTCAACAAGTAATAAAAGAAGTATTTCAATTTAATTCAGTTCAAAAATTTGTCACTTTTATTTTTACAGAACTAATACAAAATAATCAAGATTATATATCAGCTAAATCTTTTGGTCAAATTTTGTATTTATTTCTCCAAAATTCAAATAATTACAATAAATCAGTAGCTTTTATTAAAAGTTTTGTAATAGAAGCACTTAAAAGACCTAATTTTTTGAGTACTATTTTTGACGCCTTATCAAATCAATTTGGCTTTAATATTGAAAAAGAAGACGTAAATTCGCTTATAACTTTGATTACAAGCACTAGCGATATAATAGTAAATACTAAAACTTTTAACAATTTAATTAATTTATTATCTAACGAAATTATTTATGGAATAAAAAGTGGAATAAGCAATAATCCATCTGATTTTTCTTTCTTTTTTAATATTATTTCTAATTTAACCAATAAAGTTAGTGATTTTATCAAAGATAAAGACAATATTTATAATTTTTTCCAAGATATTATCTCATTTTCTCCCTCAGCTAGACAAATAGACTCTGTTAAGTCTTTGCTTGGTAAATTTTTGCCATTTATTTCAAAAATTAATTTAAGCTTTATTCTTGACAAAAATTCTGAGAATTATCAGTCTTTAAATTTAATTTTTGAGTCTTTTTCAGATTTCTTGGCACAAGATAATTTTAAAGAGTTAAATGATTTAATTAGCACAATTATGGACGATGTTTTCTTGGTTAATAATTATAAATATCAAAATAGTCCCGATTTATACGCCATAATTTTTAATTTATTGTCTAATAATTCCCAAAAATTAAAACCAATTTTGTATAAGTTTATTGACAAAAATCATAACAACACCAAAGTTTTAAATGCGCTTAAGTCTGTTTTTGCTAAAATTTTGCCACACGAAGTTCTTGAGAAATTTGACCAAACCAACCAGCCAAATTACTTTAAAAACTTAATTGACTCTATTTTTGCGGTTATTTCTGAATTAACTATTGAATACAACACCAAAATTGAACTAACGAAAAACAACAGTTTTATCGAAGAAACTGATAAAAAATCAGAAAACACTTTAGATTTTAATCACTTATTAGACAAACTTAAAAGCAAAAAAGCACAAATTTAA
- a CDS encoding DUF4011 domain-containing protein has protein sequence MEVDNVREDLKKWQNKLLDVSKRNRLINFNLNIPTKTRPIKLGILLPNFNDFLDNVVEAKAKIFFRYPEKKAKKQSTSKSKNFTPLTLEEIQDQLINTKNISNLIISDFPVEQENLIIKNLYSKFKNFKEEKAINILYLGIGFLKWFEKDDEKTPYYSPIFLFPAQLSRMLEQGKEKYWLEFLDNSSLSINLTLLKKLQILNLDSQLSKFKIDTSISIRENYQNFEKLFHKNNTNSNWEIIRSIQLSLFDYSKIEIYTDLVENEEKIINNPFYNEIIGNSTPKPNNSVAPIGENNQDTVVGSSSNNDLAPSDYFHILPADSSQEKAIQAAIRGENFILDGPPGTGKSQTITNIINEFLARNKTVLFVSEKLAALNVVYSNLKKIGLSDSVIAIHNENINKKDVVDNLLSTLEKGVNSILLNASESALIENNYIELRQKLNNYGEKLTQIRPPLQKSLYDLIAEYQNLVDIPNFEFSIPEEKLKKIDYFALQKIEWGLSDLFQKIKTINFNLKKHAWYGFSQKTIDEFKKDKFKTWILSLTNLSHTIFNNIKEFNFFLMHPDQHLNNILYLFDFLKILNNLEKIDLPELEKLQNLSQEIQKYSQILQIQSEISALEKKLYVHFKQIPLDVPIKECCQIIEDHLNKKLKFLDFRYKKIRQKLTLYFNKDFSDTTFLENSSEIITLKNKKISLEKWLSTLLFKHGETNPSQIQANFYQLKFYKKLKILNDSTKVKVQDKQFVDFFLDSKYTRELLNKKLFEPVSQFVDIWREFSLEFDSKVVDFNFLEKKRFENNLQTKLYKIDKIHEIAQINANISLLSDFGIDDFINKAIDGNLEIDFYKTFAKKFYKILIDQIISTEFHNYDWQTLSSNQNKFELAQEKLDLLSAKRVDAILLEKIPQIDSVSEYTPEIRILRQEANKSRRLMPFHELFVRIPNLLRKLKPCLMMSPLSVSSYIKNSDMEFDLVIFDEASQVKPESAIGAIVRAKQYIIAGDKEQMPPTNFFDTIPESEDEESDFTDFNVSDYLSILDVSQTFLKSYRLTWHYRSKFEELIQPSNIEIYNNDLVTFPTSKKPHDLQGIKLVKVENALYKERRNEKEADTVIEILDQILTKYQNKFSIGIVTTNSVQRNLIQSKLEKFKANKPYFSQFFTDESSTEIFVKNIESVQGDERDIIIFSLNFGPNEQNKVSLHFGAINQKNGYRRLNVAFTRAKYSTIMVTSLDPEQIDLEKVRTRGASFLKKYLEIAKHNLFVENKPDNTSELQVSFEDSVYKELTNMGLKVVKNVGYSDYKIDLAVLNPQNENSYLLGIQCDGSSFLKHKNARDREILWKNVLMSRGWNILRIWSLDWFQNRGSQLKKIKEIIKKLKSQEEKPLGVEENPSDLPPKTAEQFRTPLAIIKKRQPIDFKSFFEKRFLFTDENLTDLWNQTKTEYSFFEEIFNRVKILSKLEHQKIVLWLSGNSKITNSIKAKSVKIAHNFIENNIIFESPSHYFLKNVTKYNFFLEPKRPIRDIHYFEIKDLIITIIEKTKSISKEDIYSLILEVTDFSFLKKKTRDYLDQCFQKLIDDKIIFENKGETFSLVNT, from the coding sequence ATGGAAGTTGATAATGTTCGTGAAGATCTAAAAAAATGACAAAATAAATTGCTTGATGTTTCAAAAAGAAATCGATTAATCAATTTTAATTTAAACATCCCAACAAAAACAAGGCCAATAAAGCTTGGAATTTTATTGCCTAATTTTAATGATTTTCTTGATAATGTTGTAGAGGCTAAAGCAAAAATATTTTTTCGTTACCCCGAAAAAAAAGCTAAAAAGCAGTCAACTTCAAAATCTAAAAATTTTACACCTCTAACACTAGAAGAAATTCAAGATCAATTAATAAACACTAAGAACATCTCAAATTTGATAATATCAGACTTTCCCGTTGAGCAAGAGAATTTAATTATTAAAAATTTGTACTCAAAATTCAAAAATTTTAAAGAAGAAAAAGCGATAAATATTCTTTATCTTGGCATCGGATTTTTGAAATGATTTGAAAAAGATGATGAAAAAACCCCTTATTATAGTCCTATTTTTTTATTTCCCGCCCAACTTAGTCGAATGTTAGAACAAGGAAAAGAGAAATATTGACTTGAATTTCTTGATAATTCATCATTAAGCATAAATTTAACTCTTCTTAAAAAATTGCAAATTTTAAACTTAGACAGCCAATTATCTAAATTTAAAATCGATACATCAATCTCAATTAGGGAAAATTATCAAAATTTTGAAAAATTATTTCACAAAAATAACACTAATTCAAATTGAGAAATAATTCGCTCAATTCAATTGAGCCTTTTTGATTATAGTAAAATTGAAATTTACACTGACTTAGTAGAAAATGAAGAAAAAATAATTAATAATCCCTTTTATAATGAAATAATTGGAAATTCTACCCCAAAACCAAATAATTCTGTTGCCCCTATCGGCGAAAATAATCAAGATACTGTCGTCGGTTCTAGCTCTAATAATGATCTTGCTCCATCTGATTATTTTCATATTTTGCCGGCCGATTCATCTCAGGAAAAAGCAATTCAGGCTGCAATTCGTGGCGAAAATTTCATTCTTGATGGTCCTCCTGGAACTGGAAAATCTCAAACAATCACTAATATAATTAATGAATTTTTAGCAAGAAATAAAACAGTTTTATTTGTTTCAGAAAAGTTAGCCGCGCTTAATGTTGTTTATTCAAACCTTAAAAAAATTGGGCTTTCTGATTCAGTTATAGCTATTCACAATGAAAATATTAACAAAAAAGATGTAGTTGACAATCTTTTAAGTACGCTCGAAAAAGGGGTTAATTCAATATTACTGAATGCTTCAGAGTCGGCTCTAATTGAAAATAATTATATTGAATTACGTCAAAAACTGAATAATTACGGTGAAAAACTTACTCAAATTCGTCCTCCGTTACAAAAAAGTCTATACGACTTAATTGCTGAATATCAAAATTTGGTTGATATTCCAAATTTTGAATTTTCAATTCCAGAAGAAAAACTAAAGAAAATTGACTATTTTGCCCTTCAAAAAATTGAGTGAGGGCTTAGTGATTTATTTCAAAAAATAAAAACTATCAACTTTAATTTAAAAAAACACGCTTGATATGGTTTTAGTCAAAAAACTATTGACGAATTCAAAAAAGACAAATTTAAAACTTGAATTTTAAGTTTGACAAATTTAAGTCATACTATTTTCAATAATATCAAAGAGTTTAATTTTTTCTTGATGCACCCAGATCAACATTTAAATAATATTCTTTATTTGTTTGATTTTTTAAAAATTTTAAATAACTTAGAAAAAATTGATTTACCTGAACTAGAAAAGTTACAAAATTTGTCCCAAGAAATTCAAAAATATTCACAAATTTTGCAAATTCAATCAGAAATTTCTGCCTTAGAAAAAAAACTTTACGTTCATTTTAAGCAAATTCCTTTAGATGTTCCTATCAAAGAGTGCTGTCAAATTATTGAAGATCATCTCAATAAAAAACTTAAATTTTTAGACTTTAGATACAAAAAAATTAGACAAAAATTAACTCTGTATTTTAACAAAGATTTTTCTGACACAACTTTTCTTGAAAACTCATCAGAAATTATTACCTTAAAAAACAAAAAAATCTCGCTTGAAAAATGGCTTTCAACCCTTTTATTTAAACATGGAGAAACAAATCCTAGCCAAATCCAGGCAAATTTTTATCAATTAAAGTTTTATAAAAAGTTAAAAATCTTGAATGATTCAACAAAAGTAAAAGTTCAAGACAAGCAATTTGTTGATTTTTTCCTTGATTCAAAATATACAAGAGAACTTTTAAATAAAAAATTATTTGAGCCTGTTAGTCAGTTTGTTGATATTTGGCGAGAATTTTCGCTTGAATTTGATTCAAAAGTGGTTGATTTTAACTTTTTAGAAAAGAAAAGATTTGAAAACAATCTTCAGACAAAACTATATAAAATCGACAAAATTCATGAAATTGCGCAAATTAATGCCAATATTTCCCTTTTATCTGATTTTGGCATTGACGATTTTATAAATAAAGCAATTGACGGAAACTTAGAAATTGATTTTTATAAAACATTTGCAAAAAAATTTTACAAAATTTTAATAGATCAAATAATTAGCACTGAATTTCATAATTATGATTGACAAACACTAAGTTCAAATCAAAATAAATTTGAGCTAGCCCAAGAAAAATTAGATTTACTGTCGGCAAAAAGAGTTGATGCCATTCTTCTTGAAAAAATTCCCCAAATTGACTCAGTTTCTGAATATACTCCAGAAATTAGAATTTTAAGACAAGAAGCTAATAAATCTCGACGTTTAATGCCGTTTCACGAACTTTTTGTCAGAATTCCGAATTTATTAAGAAAATTAAAGCCTTGTTTGATGATGTCGCCGCTCTCAGTAAGTTCCTATATTAAAAATAGTGATATGGAGTTTGATCTTGTTATTTTTGATGAGGCTTCACAAGTAAAACCTGAAAGCGCAATTGGAGCAATTGTCCGCGCAAAGCAATATATAATTGCTGGTGACAAGGAACAAATGCCCCCAACAAATTTTTTTGACACAATTCCTGAAAGTGAGGATGAAGAATCTGATTTTACCGACTTTAATGTTTCAGATTATCTCTCAATTCTTGATGTCAGTCAAACATTTTTAAAATCTTACAGACTAACATGACATTATCGCTCAAAGTTTGAAGAATTGATTCAACCTTCTAACATTGAAATTTATAATAATGATTTAGTCACTTTTCCAACAAGTAAAAAACCTCATGATTTACAAGGTATTAAGCTTGTAAAAGTTGAAAATGCGCTTTATAAAGAGCGAAGAAATGAAAAAGAAGCAGATACTGTTATTGAAATACTAGACCAAATTCTTACAAAATATCAAAACAAATTTTCGATAGGAATTGTTACAACTAATTCAGTACAGCGAAACCTCATTCAATCAAAATTAGAAAAATTTAAAGCAAATAAGCCTTATTTTTCCCAGTTTTTTACCGATGAATCATCTACCGAAATTTTTGTCAAAAATATTGAATCAGTTCAAGGTGACGAGCGCGATATAATCATTTTTTCATTAAATTTTGGTCCTAATGAGCAAAACAAAGTTTCACTTCATTTTGGAGCGATTAACCAAAAAAATGGTTACAGACGTCTAAATGTTGCCTTTACTCGGGCAAAATATTCAACAATAATGGTTACATCACTTGATCCTGAGCAAATTGATTTAGAAAAAGTTCGCACACGTGGTGCAAGTTTCCTTAAAAAATATCTAGAAATCGCTAAACATAATTTGTTTGTAGAAAATAAACCTGATAATACTTCAGAATTGCAAGTAAGTTTTGAAGACTCTGTCTACAAAGAATTAACAAATATGGGGCTAAAAGTTGTCAAAAACGTCGGATATTCAGATTACAAAATCGATTTAGCAGTTTTAAATCCACAAAATGAAAATAGTTATTTATTAGGAATTCAATGCGATGGGTCTAGTTTTTTAAAGCATAAAAATGCCCGTGATCGCGAAATTTTGTGAAAAAATGTCCTAATGTCTCGAGGTTGAAATATCCTTAGAATTTGATCACTAGATTGATTCCAAAATAGGGGTAGTCAACTTAAAAAAATAAAAGAAATAATAAAAAAACTTAAATCTCAAGAGGAAAAACCGCTAGGTGTTGAAGAAAATCCTTCAGATTTACCGCCAAAAACAGCCGAACAATTTAGAACCCCATTAGCTATTATTAAAAAAAGACAGCCAATTGATTTTAAATCCTTTTTTGAAAAAAGATTTTTATTTACGGATGAAAATTTGACTGACTTATGAAATCAAACTAAAACTGAATATTCTTTTTTTGAGGAAATTTTTAATCGAGTTAAAATTCTCAGCAAGCTAGAACACCAAAAAATTGTCCTTTGATTATCCGGAAATTCAAAAATTACCAATTCTATAAAAGCAAAAAGTGTGAAAATTGCACATAATTTTATAGAAAACAACATTATTTTCGAAAGTCCGTCGCATTATTTTTTAAAAAATGTAACAAAATATAATTTTTTCCTTGAACCAAAAAGACCAATAAGAGACATACATTATTTTGAAATTAAGGATCTGATTATAACAATAATTGAAAAAACTAAATCAATTTCAAAAGAGGATATATATTCACTAATTCTCGAAGTAACCGATTTTTCTTTCTTGAAGAAAAAGACTCGCGACTATTTAGATCAATGTTTTCAAAAATTAATTGATGATAAAATAATTTTTGAAAACAAAGGAGAAACTTTTTCTTTAGTAAATACTTAA
- the tyrS gene encoding tyrosine--tRNA ligase — MSDKNKIDFLDELKQRGILKDITNSDRFSNLSSENGIYIGFDPTAPSLHLGNYISINLLQRLQNFGIKVLAVVGGATGMIGDPSFKPNERKLLDFESVKNNTEKIKNQLKSFNLPVFDNFEIYKDMNILTFLRDIGKNINIAYLLAKDSVSSRIESGLSYTEFSYQLIQGWDFKFLAQNHNIIAQSGGSDQWGNMVTGLDFIKKSNLKNKDKTFVFTTNLLTDENNEKFGKSLGKPIWLDKNMYSPFNLYQFLLNQSDSQAEKIMLWLSFLDLDSIRQLISLHNQNKKDRILQKELAKEVVFNIHGQKGLEIAEKITQILFNKINYFEITFNDKLELKKILPYFSAKFFDQNSLIELGIFSSKRELNEFISHKALEINGIKIESSSEINASLADQNNLFLIKKGKKQFFIFELI, encoded by the coding sequence ATGTCTGATAAAAATAAAATTGATTTTCTTGATGAGCTAAAACAAAGAGGAATTTTAAAAGATATCACTAATTCTGATAGATTTTCAAATCTTTCTTCTGAAAATGGAATTTATATCGGCTTTGATCCAACAGCGCCTTCACTTCATTTGGGTAATTACATTTCAATAAATCTTTTACAACGTCTTCAAAATTTTGGGATTAAAGTTCTTGCCGTTGTCGGAGGGGCGACTGGAATGATTGGCGATCCGTCATTTAAACCTAATGAGCGAAAGTTACTTGACTTTGAAAGTGTTAAAAATAACACTGAAAAAATAAAAAACCAATTAAAATCGTTTAATTTACCTGTTTTTGATAATTTTGAAATTTATAAAGATATGAATATTTTAACCTTTTTGCGTGATATTGGTAAAAATATTAATATTGCTTATTTGTTGGCAAAAGATTCTGTTTCTTCTCGAATTGAATCTGGACTTTCATATACAGAATTTTCTTATCAATTAATTCAAGGGTGAGATTTTAAATTTTTAGCCCAAAATCACAACATAATTGCCCAATCAGGAGGATCTGATCAATGAGGGAACATGGTGACTGGCCTTGATTTTATTAAAAAATCAAACTTAAAAAATAAGGACAAGACCTTTGTTTTTACGACAAATTTACTTACTGATGAAAATAATGAAAAATTTGGCAAAAGTCTTGGAAAACCGATTTGGCTTGATAAAAATATGTATTCACCTTTTAATTTATATCAGTTTTTGTTGAATCAAAGTGATTCACAGGCCGAAAAAATTATGCTTTGGCTGTCGTTTTTAGATCTAGATTCAATTAGGCAGTTAATTTCTTTGCACAATCAAAATAAAAAAGACCGAATTTTGCAAAAAGAATTGGCAAAAGAGGTTGTTTTTAACATTCACGGCCAAAAAGGGCTTGAAATTGCAGAAAAAATAACCCAAATTTTATTTAATAAAATAAATTATTTTGAAATAACTTTTAATGATAAGTTAGAACTAAAAAAAATTTTGCCTTATTTTAGTGCAAAATTTTTTGACCAAAACAGCTTAATTGAATTAGGTATTTTTAGCTCAAAACGTGAATTAAATGAATTTATTTCACATAAAGCTCTTGAAATTAACGGCATAAAAATTGAATCTTCTTCTGAAATTAATGCTAGTTTAGCTGATCAAAATAACCTCTTTTTAATTAAAAAAGGTAAGAAACAATTCTTTATTTTCGAGCTAATTTAA